From the genome of Phreatobacter cathodiphilus, one region includes:
- a CDS encoding patatin-like phospholipase family protein, translated as MAKAPKATKAINLALQGGGAHGAFTWGVLDEILRDGRLVIEGVTGASAGAVNAVLLADGLAEGGPEAARERLARFWKAASVDGSMTPLQRRALDRLFSVAPYEGSLMETWVNAMQRYFSPYDLNPFDINPLEDLIRKFVDFERLAAFDGVKVFISATNVQTGKLTIFRREHITCRAVMASACLPTLFKAVEIDGTPFWDGGYMGNPPIFPLYRATDAEDVLLVQINPVVRHETPTTSRGIVDRLNEITFNSSLQAELRAAAFVARLVNEGRLPRGRKPGEYKRVNLHRIALGDSIKGLTAGSKVLTDYDFLLELNAAGKKAARRFLKAHFADIGERSTLDLEAEIAAEWA; from the coding sequence ATGGCGAAGGCGCCGAAAGCGACCAAGGCCATCAACCTCGCCCTGCAGGGCGGAGGCGCCCACGGCGCCTTCACCTGGGGGGTGCTCGACGAGATCCTGCGCGACGGGCGGCTGGTCATCGAGGGCGTGACCGGAGCCTCCGCCGGCGCCGTCAACGCCGTGCTGCTCGCCGACGGCCTGGCGGAGGGCGGACCCGAGGCGGCGCGCGAGCGGCTGGCCCGGTTCTGGAAGGCGGCCTCCGTCGACGGCAGCATGACTCCGCTGCAGCGCCGCGCGCTCGACCGGCTGTTCTCCGTGGCGCCCTACGAGGGCTCGCTGATGGAGACCTGGGTGAACGCCATGCAGCGCTATTTCTCGCCCTACGACCTCAATCCCTTCGACATCAACCCGCTGGAGGACCTGATCCGGAAATTCGTCGACTTCGAGCGGCTCGCCGCCTTCGACGGGGTCAAGGTCTTCATCTCGGCGACCAACGTGCAGACGGGGAAGCTGACGATCTTCCGGCGCGAGCACATCACCTGCCGGGCGGTGATGGCCTCGGCCTGTCTGCCCACCCTGTTCAAGGCGGTGGAGATCGACGGCACGCCGTTCTGGGACGGCGGCTATATGGGCAATCCGCCGATCTTCCCGCTCTACCGGGCGACGGATGCCGAGGACGTGCTGCTGGTGCAGATCAACCCGGTGGTGCGCCACGAGACGCCGACGACCTCGCGCGGCATCGTCGACCGGCTGAACGAGATTACCTTCAACTCCTCGCTGCAGGCCGAACTGAGGGCCGCGGCCTTCGTCGCCCGCCTCGTCAACGAGGGGCGCCTGCCGCGCGGCCGCAAGCCCGGCGAGTACAAGCGGGTGAACCTGCACCGCATCGCGCTGGGCGACTCGATCAAGGGGCTCACCGCCGGCTCCAAGGTGCTCACCGACTACGATTTCCTGCTAGAGCTCAACGCCGCCGGCAAGAAGGCGGCGCGGCGCTTCCTGAAGGCGCATTTCGCCGACATCGGCGAGCGCTCCACCCTCGACCTCGAGGCCGAGATCGCCGCCGAGTGGGCCTGA
- a CDS encoding trans-sulfuration enzyme family protein, translating into MTAKPNGLQPRTLAAQALGWEESETHAVVTPIHVATTFIRDPDNQYRNGFVYGRPDNQTVRQCEAVLAALEEGPEALVLGSGMSAATAVVMALPAGAHIVAPTVMYWALRNWLMNDAVAYGYTTSFVDTTDLAAVKAAVVPGKTKLVWLETPSNPLWTVSDIAAISEIAHAAGAVCAVDSTVATPVFTRPLALGADIVMHAATKYLNGHSDVVAGALVTREVNEFWAKVRRVRSMHGQILGPFEAFLLMRGMRTLHVRVEAQAKAALALAEKLKGHAMVADVLYPGLASHPQHALAARQMQGGFGGMMSIRVKAGEQAAVSTAARVELWKRATSLGGVESLIEHRASIEGAGSPCPTDLLRLSVGLEAVDDLYADIDRALRAANA; encoded by the coding sequence ATGACCGCCAAGCCGAACGGCCTTCAGCCCCGCACGCTCGCCGCCCAGGCCCTCGGCTGGGAGGAGAGCGAGACCCATGCCGTGGTGACGCCCATCCACGTCGCCACCACCTTCATCCGCGACCCCGACAACCAGTACCGCAACGGCTTCGTCTACGGCCGGCCCGACAACCAGACGGTGCGCCAGTGCGAGGCGGTCCTCGCCGCGCTGGAGGAGGGGCCCGAGGCCCTCGTCCTCGGCTCCGGCATGTCGGCGGCCACCGCCGTGGTCATGGCCCTGCCGGCCGGCGCCCATATCGTCGCGCCCACCGTCATGTACTGGGCCCTGCGCAACTGGCTGATGAACGACGCCGTCGCCTACGGCTACACCACCTCCTTCGTAGACACGACCGACCTCGCCGCCGTGAAGGCTGCGGTGGTGCCGGGCAAGACGAAGCTCGTCTGGCTGGAGACGCCGTCGAACCCGCTCTGGACCGTCTCGGATATCGCGGCGATTTCCGAGATCGCCCATGCCGCCGGCGCCGTCTGCGCGGTGGACTCCACCGTGGCGACGCCGGTCTTCACCCGGCCGCTCGCGCTCGGCGCCGACATCGTCATGCATGCCGCGACCAAGTATCTCAACGGCCATTCCGACGTCGTCGCCGGCGCCCTCGTCACTCGCGAGGTCAACGAGTTCTGGGCGAAGGTCCGCCGCGTACGCTCCATGCACGGCCAGATCCTCGGCCCCTTCGAGGCCTTCCTGCTGATGCGCGGCATGCGCACCCTGCATGTGCGGGTCGAGGCCCAGGCGAAGGCGGCCCTCGCCTTGGCCGAGAAGCTGAAGGGCCACGCCATGGTGGCCGACGTGCTCTATCCGGGGCTCGCCTCCCATCCCCAGCACGCCCTCGCGGCGCGGCAGATGCAGGGCGGATTCGGCGGCATGATGTCGATCCGGGTGAAGGCCGGCGAACAGGCGGCGGTCTCCACCGCGGCCCGCGTCGAATTGTGGAAGCGCGCCACCTCCCTCGGCGGCGTCGAGAGCCTCATCGAGCACCGCGCCTCCATCGAGGGCGCCGGCTCGCCCTGCCCGACGGACCTGCTGCGCCTGTCGGTGGGGCTGGAGGCGGTCGACGACCTCTATGCCGACATCGACCGGGCGCTGAGGGCCGCCAACGCCTGA
- a CDS encoding RidA family protein, whose amino-acid sequence MAIERKQVGPRMSGAVVHGNTVYLAGQVAHKAAGKSVTEQTKEILETIDALLAECGTSKQNLLSANIWLSDMSTFAEMNAVWDGWVVPGQTPARATVEAKLAAPQFTVEIMVVAAK is encoded by the coding sequence ATGGCCATCGAGCGCAAGCAGGTCGGTCCGCGCATGAGCGGTGCCGTCGTCCACGGCAACACCGTCTATCTCGCGGGACAGGTGGCCCACAAGGCGGCCGGCAAGTCGGTGACCGAGCAGACGAAGGAAATCCTCGAGACCATCGACGCCCTGCTGGCCGAGTGCGGCACGTCGAAGCAGAACCTCCTGTCGGCCAACATCTGGCTGTCCGACATGTCGACCTTCGCCGAGATGAACGCCGTCTGGGACGGCTGGGTCGTCCCCGGCCAGACGCCTGCCCGCGCCACGGTGGAAGCCAAGCTCGCCGCGCCGCAGTTCACCGTCGAGATCATGGTCGTCGCGGCGAAGTGA
- a CDS encoding DMT family transporter: protein MSLAVRTVPLLFVLAWSTGWIVAGFSARLADPLWFLFLRFSMAAAVIAAIAFAMGAPWPRSGREVGHAMMSGVLLHALYLAGVWWAVANGVPSGVSGIMAGLQPVMTALLAPAILGERITLRQGAGVALGFAGIVLVLLPKVVGVSAEAFEAIATPLAVNLVSMVAVTAGTFYQKRFVSGGDMRTTTAWQYVAAAGVMLVLTALFGKAEAVWNQTLILTMAWSVLALSVGGIFLFLYLIRRGEVSRATAYIYLVPAVSALMAFVFFGETLTPVQLVGMAVTAFGVWLATRPA, encoded by the coding sequence ATGTCCCTTGCGGTTCGCACCGTTCCCCTGCTCTTCGTGCTCGCCTGGTCGACCGGGTGGATCGTCGCCGGATTCTCGGCGCGCCTCGCCGATCCGCTCTGGTTCCTGTTCCTGCGCTTCTCCATGGCGGCGGCGGTGATCGCCGCCATCGCCTTCGCCATGGGCGCGCCCTGGCCGCGGTCGGGACGGGAGGTCGGCCACGCCATGATGTCGGGCGTGCTGCTGCACGCGCTCTATCTCGCCGGCGTCTGGTGGGCGGTCGCCAACGGCGTTCCCTCGGGCGTCTCGGGCATCATGGCGGGCCTGCAGCCGGTGATGACGGCGCTGCTGGCGCCGGCGATCCTGGGCGAACGCATCACCCTGCGCCAGGGCGCGGGGGTGGCGCTCGGCTTCGCCGGCATCGTGCTGGTGCTGCTGCCCAAGGTGGTCGGCGTGTCGGCGGAGGCTTTCGAGGCCATCGCCACGCCGCTGGCGGTCAACCTCGTCTCCATGGTCGCCGTGACGGCCGGCACCTTCTACCAGAAGCGCTTCGTCTCGGGCGGCGACATGCGCACGACGACGGCCTGGCAATATGTCGCCGCCGCCGGCGTGATGCTGGTGCTGACCGCCCTGTTCGGCAAGGCGGAGGCGGTGTGGAACCAGACGCTGATCCTGACCATGGCCTGGTCGGTGCTCGCCCTCTCGGTCGGCGGCATCTTTCTGTTCCTCTACCTGATCCGCCGGGGCGAGGTGTCGCGCGCCACCGCCTACATCTACCTGGTGCCGGCGGTCTCGGCGCTGATGGCCTTCGTCTTCTTCGGCGAGACCCTGACCCCCGTGCAGCTCGTCGGCATGGCAGTGACCGCCTTCGGCGTCTGGCTGGCGACGCGGCCCGCCTGA
- a CDS encoding 3-hydroxybutyrate dehydrogenase, with amino-acid sequence MMSLAGKSAIVTGSTSGIGLAIATALAEAGVDVMLNGLGEAAELEATRAKLAADTGRKVLFSPADMTKPEEITAMVRAAEADFGKVDIVVSNAGIQFVSPVEEFPTAKWDAILAINLTASFHLAKAVVPGMKARKHGRIVNIASAHSLVASPFKSAYVAAKHGLLGFTKTIALELATHGITANCISPGYVWTPLVEKQIPDTMKARGMTKEQVMNDVLLAAQPTKQFVRVEEVAALALWLCSDAAKNITGSNNVIDGGWTAA; translated from the coding sequence ATCATGAGCCTTGCGGGAAAGAGCGCGATCGTCACGGGATCGACCAGCGGTATCGGGCTCGCCATCGCGACCGCCCTCGCGGAAGCCGGCGTCGACGTCATGCTGAACGGCCTCGGCGAGGCGGCCGAGCTGGAGGCGACGCGGGCGAAGCTCGCCGCCGATACCGGCCGCAAGGTTCTGTTCTCGCCCGCCGACATGACGAAGCCGGAAGAGATCACGGCCATGGTGCGCGCGGCCGAGGCCGATTTCGGCAAGGTCGACATCGTCGTCTCCAATGCCGGCATCCAGTTCGTCTCGCCGGTGGAGGAATTCCCCACCGCGAAGTGGGACGCCATCCTCGCAATCAACCTGACGGCTTCGTTCCACCTCGCCAAGGCGGTGGTGCCGGGCATGAAGGCGCGCAAGCACGGCCGCATCGTCAACATCGCCTCGGCCCATTCGCTGGTCGCATCGCCCTTCAAGTCGGCCTATGTGGCGGCCAAGCACGGGCTGCTCGGCTTCACCAAGACCATCGCCCTGGAACTGGCCACCCACGGCATCACCGCCAACTGCATCTCGCCGGGCTATGTCTGGACCCCGCTGGTCGAGAAGCAGATCCCCGACACGATGAAGGCGCGCGGCATGACCAAGGAGCAGGTCATGAACGACGTGCTGCTCGCCGCCCAGCCGACCAAGCAGTTCGTGCGGGTGGAAGAGGTGGCGGCGCTCGCCCTGTGGCTCTGCTCGGACGCGGCCAAGAACATCACCGGCTCGAACAACGTAATCGACGGCGGCTGGACGGCGGCGTGA
- a CDS encoding methyl-accepting chemotaxis protein, which translates to MPAMSVRLRIALLAIVPIAGVLAAGAAAWYGQRSAASAFEAYDDSAGLATDAARVRASVRDLRFAALDYAERHTEAAPTAFARARMEAMMALGEARRKPAAAALQTEIDQSLKQLGEAASAFDLVRVTIETLGTDEKSGLTGRMNESVQQLEAQSRRVAANFDDGAGILEQVLQMRRHEKDFMLNGLDSDLEAFRQARTKFINEVNRSVVAPATKAELLKAGEIYWPALDSYVQGTRTVEKTVQQLDQLLTALDQQTNVLVAAANDGKTRANEARLEAQSRTMMLVIGIILGMVLLCGIVAMILGRSMTRQIGGITVSMRELAGGNTAVEVPSTDASDELGEMARAVLVFRDNAIERERLAAEQIAEVEARNRRAAVVDNLIKSFEEAADRSLGALRSASGQLDGASDQLDGTSGAVTQEAVTASGAMEQAASSVSSAAAAAEELAASIAEIASQATKSTEVAGTAVTEAERTAQTMGSLAQAASRIGEVVNLIQAIAGQTNLLALNATIEAARAGEAGKGFAVVASEVKSLAAQTARATEEIASQIGAIQLASGDAVDAIDKVGQVIGEMRGIAASVAAAVEEQNAAVSTIAEAVNRASDETRDGAEAMGRVGGTAQSAQATAEDVRALSGRLGEEAQALDREIRTFLEGVRAA; encoded by the coding sequence ATGCCCGCAATGTCCGTGCGCCTGAGGATCGCTCTTCTCGCCATCGTCCCCATCGCCGGTGTTCTCGCCGCCGGCGCCGCGGCCTGGTATGGCCAGCGGTCGGCAGCCAGCGCCTTCGAGGCCTATGACGATTCGGCGGGGCTCGCCACCGACGCCGCCCGTGTCCGGGCGAGCGTCCGCGACCTGCGCTTCGCCGCCCTCGACTATGCCGAGCGCCACACCGAGGCGGCGCCCACCGCCTTCGCCCGCGCCCGCATGGAAGCGATGATGGCCCTCGGCGAGGCGCGCCGCAAACCCGCCGCCGCCGCGCTCCAGACCGAGATCGACCAGTCGCTGAAGCAGCTCGGCGAGGCCGCCTCCGCCTTCGATCTGGTGCGCGTCACCATCGAGACCCTCGGCACCGACGAGAAGTCGGGCCTCACCGGCCGCATGAACGAATCGGTCCAGCAGCTCGAGGCCCAGTCCCGCCGCGTCGCCGCCAATTTCGACGACGGTGCCGGCATCCTCGAGCAGGTGCTGCAGATGCGCCGGCACGAGAAGGACTTCATGCTGAACGGCCTCGATTCCGACCTCGAGGCCTTCCGCCAGGCCCGCACCAAGTTCATCAACGAGGTGAACCGCTCGGTCGTCGCCCCCGCCACCAAGGCGGAACTCCTGAAGGCCGGCGAGATCTACTGGCCGGCGCTCGATTCCTACGTCCAGGGCACCCGCACGGTCGAGAAGACTGTCCAGCAGCTCGACCAGCTCCTCACCGCCCTCGACCAGCAGACCAACGTCCTCGTCGCCGCCGCCAATGACGGCAAGACCCGCGCCAACGAGGCGCGGCTCGAGGCCCAGTCGCGGACCATGATGCTGGTCATCGGCATCATCCTCGGCATGGTTCTGCTCTGCGGCATCGTCGCCATGATCCTCGGCCGCTCCATGACCCGTCAGATCGGCGGCATCACCGTGTCGATGCGCGAACTCGCCGGCGGCAACACCGCCGTGGAGGTTCCCTCGACCGACGCCTCCGACGAACTCGGCGAGATGGCCCGCGCCGTCCTCGTCTTCCGCGACAACGCCATCGAGCGCGAGCGTCTCGCCGCCGAGCAGATCGCCGAGGTCGAGGCCCGCAACCGTCGCGCCGCCGTCGTCGACAATCTCATCAAGAGCTTCGAAGAGGCCGCCGACCGGTCGCTCGGCGCCCTGCGCAGCGCCTCCGGCCAGCTCGACGGCGCCTCCGACCAGCTCGACGGGACGTCGGGCGCCGTCACCCAGGAGGCCGTCACCGCCTCAGGCGCCATGGAACAGGCGGCGAGCTCGGTCTCCTCCGCTGCCGCCGCCGCCGAGGAGCTCGCCGCCTCCATCGCCGAGATCGCCTCCCAGGCGACGAAGTCGACCGAGGTCGCCGGCACCGCCGTCACCGAGGCCGAGCGCACCGCCCAGACCATGGGCTCGCTTGCGCAGGCCGCCTCGCGCATCGGCGAAGTGGTCAACCTGATCCAGGCGATCGCCGGTCAGACGAACCTGCTCGCCCTCAACGCCACCATCGAGGCGGCGCGTGCCGGCGAGGCCGGCAAGGGCTTCGCGGTGGTCGCCTCGGAGGTGAAGAGCCTCGCCGCCCAGACCGCCCGCGCCACGGAAGAGATCGCCTCGCAGATCGGCGCCATCCAGCTCGCCTCGGGCGATGCGGTGGACGCCATCGACAAGGTCGGTCAGGTGATCGGCGAGATGCGCGGCATCGCCGCCTCCGTCGCCGCCGCCGTCGAGGAGCAGAACGCCGCGGTGTCCACCATCGCCGAGGCGGTCAACCGCGCCTCCGACGAGACGCGCGACGGCGCCGAGGCCATGGGCCGCGTCGGCGGCACCGCCCAGTCCGCCCAGGCCACCGCCGAGGACGTGCGCGCCCTCTCCGGCCGGCTCGGCGAGGAGGCCCAGGCTCTCGACCGCGAGATCCGCACCTTCCTCGAGGGCGTCCGCGCCGCCTGA
- a CDS encoding Fur family transcriptional regulator produces MLKTRHAHDHACEHGHPPVDVLKVAEARCAEKKLKLTPIRREVLSHLAASPAPVGAYDLIERMHRESGRRPAPISVYRVLDFLLEAGLAHRIESRNAFVACAHRHESRDLVVFMICDSCGCVSEASGAPVEKDLAAIAKAAGFRPATQVVEMFGRCAHCGTPAEA; encoded by the coding sequence ATGCTGAAGACCCGACACGCGCACGATCACGCCTGCGAGCACGGCCATCCGCCGGTCGACGTGCTGAAGGTGGCCGAGGCGCGCTGCGCGGAGAAGAAGCTGAAGCTGACGCCGATCCGCCGCGAGGTGCTCTCCCACCTGGCGGCATCGCCGGCCCCCGTCGGCGCCTACGACCTGATCGAGCGCATGCACCGCGAGAGCGGCCGCCGCCCGGCCCCGATCAGCGTCTATCGCGTGCTGGACTTCCTGCTGGAAGCGGGCCTCGCCCATCGCATCGAGAGCCGCAACGCCTTCGTCGCCTGCGCCCACCGCCACGAGAGCCGCGACCTCGTCGTCTTCATGATCTGCGATTCCTGCGGCTGCGTGTCGGAGGCCTCCGGCGCGCCGGTGGAGAAGGACCTCGCTGCCATCGCGAAGGCCGCCGGCTTCCGGCCGGCGACCCAGGTGGTGGAGATGTTCGGCCGCTGCGCCCATTGCGGAACGCCGGCCGAAGCCTGA
- a CDS encoding acyl-CoA dehydrogenase family protein — MSPALARKDAPATALTDLAQGAVVAADAVLAEATAAVRALVTEDGRISGAAIEREQRATHGLAWLATYVESVRQLASYAERLGAAGKFGEIEDLIVRIGLGEYLAQMIGGIPMSQGEMVRPGDVGLSAADVARRFTGAAETLIATGNTAANRARLAELVQAQESSGHFGEPALDETLEAIRDEMRKFSLAEVLPHAHEWHLKNAYIPLEVIAKLAELGVFGLTLPESYGGMGLGKESMCVVSEELSRGYIGVGSLGTRSEIASELILAGGTQAQKDHWLPKIASGEILPTAVFTEPNTGSDLASLKTRAVREGDVYKVSGNKTWITHPVRADVMTLLVRTNPAEPGYKGLSMLLAEKPRGTDEDPFPAKGMSGGEIEVLGYRGMKEYEISFDGFEVKAENLLGGVEGQGFKQLMQTFEAARIQTAARAVGVAQAAMDLALRYAQERVQFGKPLIAFPRVADKIAMMAVEVMIARQLTYFSARQKDLDRRCDLEAGMAKLLGARVAWAAADNALQIHGGNGFALEYPVSRVLCDARILNIFEGAAEIQAQVIARRLLDGAN, encoded by the coding sequence ATGAGCCCCGCTCTCGCCCGCAAGGATGCACCCGCGACCGCGCTGACCGACCTGGCGCAGGGCGCCGTCGTCGCCGCCGACGCAGTGCTGGCCGAGGCGACCGCCGCGGTGCGCGCCCTCGTCACCGAGGACGGGCGCATCTCGGGCGCGGCGATCGAGCGCGAGCAGCGCGCCACCCACGGCCTCGCCTGGCTCGCGACCTATGTGGAGAGCGTGCGCCAGCTCGCCTCCTATGCCGAGCGCCTCGGCGCCGCGGGCAAGTTCGGCGAGATCGAGGACCTCATCGTCCGCATCGGCCTCGGCGAATACCTCGCGCAGATGATCGGCGGCATCCCGATGAGCCAGGGCGAGATGGTGCGCCCCGGCGATGTCGGCCTGTCGGCGGCGGACGTCGCCCGCCGCTTCACCGGGGCCGCCGAGACGCTGATCGCCACCGGCAACACGGCCGCCAACCGGGCCCGCCTCGCCGAGCTGGTGCAGGCGCAGGAATCCTCCGGTCATTTCGGCGAGCCCGCTCTCGACGAGACGCTGGAGGCGATCCGCGACGAGATGCGGAAGTTCTCGCTCGCCGAGGTGCTGCCGCATGCCCATGAATGGCACCTGAAGAACGCCTACATCCCGCTCGAGGTCATCGCCAAGCTCGCCGAACTCGGCGTCTTCGGCCTGACCCTGCCCGAGAGCTACGGCGGCATGGGGCTCGGCAAGGAGAGCATGTGCGTCGTCTCCGAGGAGCTCTCGCGCGGCTATATCGGCGTCGGCTCGCTCGGCACCCGCTCGGAGATCGCCTCGGAGCTGATCCTCGCCGGCGGCACGCAGGCGCAGAAGGACCACTGGCTGCCGAAGATCGCCTCGGGCGAAATCCTGCCCACCGCCGTCTTCACCGAGCCGAACACCGGCTCCGACCTCGCCTCGCTGAAGACCCGCGCCGTGCGGGAGGGCGACGTCTACAAGGTCTCCGGCAACAAGACCTGGATCACGCATCCCGTCCGCGCCGACGTGATGACGCTGCTGGTGCGCACCAACCCGGCCGAGCCAGGCTACAAGGGCCTGTCCATGCTGCTGGCGGAAAAGCCGCGCGGCACCGACGAGGACCCCTTCCCGGCGAAGGGCATGTCGGGCGGCGAGATCGAGGTACTCGGCTATCGCGGCATGAAGGAATACGAGATCTCCTTCGACGGCTTCGAGGTGAAGGCGGAGAACCTGCTCGGCGGCGTCGAGGGCCAGGGCTTCAAGCAGCTCATGCAGACCTTCGAGGCCGCCCGCATCCAGACCGCGGCGCGCGCCGTCGGCGTCGCCCAGGCGGCGATGGACCTGGCACTCCGCTATGCTCAGGAGCGGGTGCAGTTCGGCAAGCCGCTGATCGCCTTCCCGCGCGTCGCCGACAAGATCGCGATGATGGCGGTGGAGGTGATGATCGCCCGCCAGCTCACCTATTTCTCGGCGCGCCAGAAGGACCTCGACCGCCGCTGCGACCTCGAGGCCGGCATGGCCAAGCTCCTCGGCGCCCGCGTCGCCTGGGCGGCGGCGGACAACGCCCTGCAGATCCACGGCGGCAACGGTTTCGCGCTGGAATATCCGGTGAGCCGCGTCCTCTGCGACGCGCGCATCCTCAACATCTTCGAGGGCGCCGCCGAGATCCAGGCGCAGGTCATCGCCCGCCGCCTGCTCGACGGGGCGAACTAG
- a CDS encoding GNAT family N-acetyltransferase — MNISIETPHLTLRPWCEADIPALVSGLNDLAVARWLAFVPHPYTVADAENWVRRCRALAEADGPPAACEFAVELKSTRLVIGGVSLNKIDRHAGTAGGGIWIGRAHHGHGYGREAFEAKIRFAFRDLGLTRLVNGYFDGNDASWAMQRKLGYRRVGKVASRSMADGRQTTEHVTMLLRSDWQERQTTG; from the coding sequence GTGAACATCAGCATCGAGACGCCGCACCTGACCCTTCGACCGTGGTGCGAAGCCGACATTCCCGCGCTCGTCTCCGGCCTGAACGATCTCGCCGTCGCCAGGTGGCTCGCCTTCGTCCCGCACCCCTATACGGTTGCCGACGCCGAGAACTGGGTCAGGCGATGCCGCGCGCTGGCCGAAGCTGATGGGCCGCCGGCCGCCTGCGAATTCGCGGTCGAACTCAAATCCACGCGCCTCGTGATCGGCGGCGTCAGCCTCAACAAGATCGACCGTCACGCCGGAACGGCCGGCGGCGGCATCTGGATCGGGCGGGCCCACCACGGCCACGGCTATGGACGCGAAGCCTTCGAGGCCAAGATCAGGTTCGCATTCCGCGACCTTGGGCTCACCAGACTGGTCAACGGCTATTTCGACGGCAACGACGCATCGTGGGCGATGCAGCGCAAGCTCGGCTATCGGCGCGTCGGTAAGGTCGCCAGCCGGTCGATGGCGGACGGCCGGCAAACGACCGAGCATGTCACGATGCTTCTGCGCAGCGACTGGCAGGAGCGTCAGACGACGGGCTAG
- a CDS encoding TerB family tellurite resistance protein, translating into MLDRFLSLITDLTEGPQEAFGDDDYRLAAAALLVHVMAVDGRVSDTERARIEAVLASGFALSAADTGRLIERAIDAEASADSWTSFADLLAKRLDEDGRRRIVDMMWSVVLADGAAAELEEAVVERAAALMGVEAPRR; encoded by the coding sequence ATGCTCGACCGCTTCCTGTCCCTGATCACCGACCTGACGGAGGGGCCCCAGGAGGCCTTCGGCGACGACGACTACCGCCTCGCCGCAGCCGCCCTCCTCGTCCACGTCATGGCCGTCGACGGCCGGGTCTCCGACACCGAACGCGCCCGCATCGAGGCGGTGCTCGCCTCCGGCTTCGCCCTCTCGGCCGCCGATACCGGGCGGCTCATCGAGCGCGCGATCGACGCCGAGGCCTCCGCCGACAGCTGGACCTCCTTCGCCGACCTCCTCGCCAAGCGTCTCGACGAGGACGGGCGCCGGCGCATCGTCGACATGATGTGGAGCGTCGTCCTCGCCGACGGTGCCGCGGCGGAACTGGAGGAGGCGGTAGTCGAGCGCGCCGCCGCGCTGATGGGCGTCGAGGCGCCGCGGCGCTGA